The DNA sequence GAACGGTATCCCCCCCGCCGTCCCGTGGTTGGCTACCTCGGGTCGGCCGACAACCGGGTCGACCTCGACATTATGGAGTACTGTTCGCGCACCATGCCCGACGTGGAGTTTCAGTTCATCGGCGAAGTGCACGACCCAACCATTACCAGCCGGTTGGGTCACATTCCCAACGTTACGTTCATTCCGCCCCACCAGCCTGCCGATTTGCCACCGCTGCTGGCCAAGCTGACCGTGGGAATCATTCCGTTCGTGTGTAATGAGCATACCTACACTATTTATCCCCTGAAGATCAACGAATACCTGGCCGCCGGGTTGCCGGTCGTTTCCACGCCTTTTTCCCGGCTGGACGACTTCTCGGGCGTGATCGAGCTGGCCGATACGCCGGAACGCTTTGCCCAGGCATTACGCCGGGCCCTCGCCGATTGGGATGCCGAACGGGTTCAGCAGCGGGTGGCCCTGGCGCAGGGTAACACCTGGGAGCAGCGGGCCGTCGAGTTTGAAGCCGCTATCCAGCGCGTCCCGAAAGCCTGGCGACAGGAACAGCCCGTTTGACCCACTCGCCTACCTGACACCATGCCGGCCCTGCCCACACCTACTACCTGACTGTACTGAACTGCTACCGCGCTATATCTAATCTATCGATGGTCATATATACTAGTAATATCAATAATACACCCCGGTGGGTGGCCCGACTCAGCCACCCGTTCAGGTATACCCTACCCGTAGCGGTGGGCCTGACCCTACTGATCGGAACGCAGCCGGCGGCCCACGGGCAAGCCACGCTGAAACAAACTTCAGCGACACCAGCCGCTCCGTCCGTCACCTCGGGTATGCCCGTCGACAGCATGACGTTCGATTTTAACAAAGACATTGCTGTCCAGCTAATTCCCTTCGAAGAGATGTATAAACTGGCGCTCGCCTATTCGTCGTCGGTGCGGTTTGAAGGGGCGGTATCGGCGGGGCAGCAGGCGGCTCTGCAGCTATCCAAATTACAGGTCCTGCAGAACATGACAGGTTACGCCAACTACTCGACGGGAAACCAGGCCATCCTGTCGACCGGAACGGGGGTCAACGACCAGCTGGGGCAGATCTCCAACGGCTACCGGGCGGGGGTCAACGTGGCCATCAGCATCCACGACCTGTTCGGGCGTTCCCAGCAGATCCGGCTGGCCAGGGCCAACTACGAAGCCACCAAGGAACGGCAGCGCACCGCCGAGCAGCTCCTTAAACGCGATCTCTTCAACCAGTATCAGGACCTGATTCTGGCGCAGCGGGTTTTGCAGATCCGGCTCCGCGACGACCAGGCCTCGCTGGCAGCCTTCCGCATCGCCGAAGTTGAACTGCAGAAAGGGAAAATTGTGCCCGAAACACACGCGTTCAACAGCAACCGTTACGCCGAAACCCGTACCACCGTGGAGCAGGCAAAGACCGCTTTTATCAAAAGTATTTACGCCCTTGAACTGCTGGTTGGGGTTCCTATTCATCAACTGAAACGCCAATAGCCATATGACACTCCAGGGACTTGGGCGGCTTTTGAAGCAGCACCTCATTTGGTTCATCGTGTTCCCCTGCCTCGCAGCCGGAACCGTCTTTTACTTCATGCGGAACGAAACCAAGGTCTACAAGACCAGGGCTACGCTCTACACCGGTTTTACTTCGGGCTACTCGCTACGGTCGGCCGAAGAAAATTTTCACGTCGACTACTCCGCCGTCAGCAATGCGTTCGACAACATTCTGACAACGCTCAACTCCAACCAGACCCTCTATCACGTTGGTCTGAACCTGCTGAGCCAGCATCTCTACCTCACCAACCCTACCCCGCAGCAGTTGTCGGCCGGTAGTTTCAAGCGGCTCCAGCAGGCCATTCCGGCCCCGCTCTGGCAGTCCCTGACGAAGGGCGGCAACGTAGCAGCCACGCGCGTTCAGCTCGACAGCCTGGCGCGGAGCGAAACCGATAACCCCGTTCGGCGACTGGTGATGTCGCCCAGTTCCTACTACTCGGCCGATTACATCGGAAAAATGCTGAAGGCCACCCGCAAGAGTTCCAGCGATATGCTCGATCTGGAGTATGAAACGGGCGACCCGGCCGTGGCGCAGCAAACGCTGAAACTGGCCATCGAAGAACTGAACGAGCGCTACGTTGCCTTGAAACGGGGCGAAACGAACCCCGTCGTGACCTACTACGAGAACAAAGCCAAGGACGCCAAGAAGCAACTCGATAATGCCGAGGCCAAACTCCGGGCGTTCAACGTACAGCACAACGTCCTCAACTTTGAAGACGAACTGAAAACCCGGTCTGCCACCCGCGAAGCCCTCGTAGCCGAGTACAACACCGAAGTGATGCGCAACCGGGCGGCCAAAGCCGCTATGAACGCCCTTAACCAACGCATGGCGGGTGGTTCGAATCTGCTGAAGATCAACACTGCCCTGACCGACAAGCAGGCGGAACTGACCGCGGCCGAAGCGCAGCTGATCAACGCCCGCACCAACGGCCAGCCCCAGGCCGCCCTCGACCGCTACCAGGAGAAGATCAACCAGGCTTCGGCCGAGCTGAAGCAAATTGCCCAGAACTACTTTGCCGCCGACAATACCGCCGAGTCGGTACCCAAGCTGAAGCTGGTGAACGAATGGCTGGGCAAAGTACTGGAGTTTGAAGAGTCGGGAGCGCGGATGGATGTGGTCAAAAAACGGCTGGACGATTACCAGGCTGAGTCGACCACGTTTACTCCCCTCGAATCGGAGCAGCGGCAGCTGACCCGCGACATGACCGTTGCTGAAAAAGAATACCTGAGCCTGGTGCAGTCGCTGAACCAGGCCAACACCCACCGGCAGGATATCACCATCGACGGGTCGATGTCGGTGCTGGACCCGCCCGCCTTTCCGTTCGATCCCCAAACGCCCAAGCGGTGGCTTTTCACCGCCATTGGTGCCGCTGCCGGGCTGGTTATCGCCCTGCTGCTGGCCGCGCTGCGCTTCTGGGCCGACAAGCGTATCAACTCCCTGGAAGAAGCCGAACGACGCATTGGCAGCCCGGTTACGGCGGTTATGCCGACGGTGAAAAAGTTTGCGCCCAACTCCAAAGCGAGTCGGGCCGCAGTCAGCATGTTTGAACAGCTGAGCAACGCCATCAACATCGACATCGAGCAACAGCAGAACCCCGTTCATCCGCCCCTGATCACGTTGTTCAGCATGCGGGCGAAACAGGGCAAAACCTGGTTTGCCCACGCGCTGGTGCGGCTCTACGCCGAGTCGGGCCAGCGAGTTGCCTACTGTTTTCCCCGCCTGACGGAGATCGATCAGCCATTCGAGCAGGACGGCATTCACTTCTTCCCCTACGACCTCCATCCGAACTTCATGAACGTCCGGGAACCGGAAGACCTCCTGGCTGGCAGCAACGCGATGCGGCCGGGGGCGTTCGACAAGATCATTCTGGAACTGCCCCCGCTGGTGGGCAGCCCCATTCCGCTGCACCTGGTAGCCCGCTCGGCCGTGTCGCTCATGATCCTGACCGTTCACACCATCTGGGGTCGCCGGGATAAGCAGTTGTTCAATCTATACAGCCAGGCCGCGAAGAGACCGGTGCTGGTTGCCCTCAACAAGGCCGACGAAAA is a window from the Spirosoma rigui genome containing:
- a CDS encoding TolC family protein, whose amino-acid sequence is MVIYTSNINNTPRWVARLSHPFRYTLPVAVGLTLLIGTQPAAHGQATLKQTSATPAAPSVTSGMPVDSMTFDFNKDIAVQLIPFEEMYKLALAYSSSVRFEGAVSAGQQAALQLSKLQVLQNMTGYANYSTGNQAILSTGTGVNDQLGQISNGYRAGVNVAISIHDLFGRSQQIRLARANYEATKERQRTAEQLLKRDLFNQYQDLILAQRVLQIRLRDDQASLAAFRIAEVELQKGKIVPETHAFNSNRYAETRTTVEQAKTAFIKSIYALELLVGVPIHQLKRQ
- a CDS encoding GumC family protein, with translation MTLQGLGRLLKQHLIWFIVFPCLAAGTVFYFMRNETKVYKTRATLYTGFTSGYSLRSAEENFHVDYSAVSNAFDNILTTLNSNQTLYHVGLNLLSQHLYLTNPTPQQLSAGSFKRLQQAIPAPLWQSLTKGGNVAATRVQLDSLARSETDNPVRRLVMSPSSYYSADYIGKMLKATRKSSSDMLDLEYETGDPAVAQQTLKLAIEELNERYVALKRGETNPVVTYYENKAKDAKKQLDNAEAKLRAFNVQHNVLNFEDELKTRSATREALVAEYNTEVMRNRAAKAAMNALNQRMAGGSNLLKINTALTDKQAELTAAEAQLINARTNGQPQAALDRYQEKINQASAELKQIAQNYFAADNTAESVPKLKLVNEWLGKVLEFEESGARMDVVKKRLDDYQAESTTFTPLESEQRQLTRDMTVAEKEYLSLVQSLNQANTHRQDITIDGSMSVLDPPAFPFDPQTPKRWLFTAIGAAAGLVIALLLAALRFWADKRINSLEEAERRIGSPVTAVMPTVKKFAPNSKASRAAVSMFEQLSNAINIDIEQQQNPVHPPLITLFSMRAKQGKTWFAHALVRLYAESGQRVAYCFPRLTEIDQPFEQDGIHFFPYDLHPNFMNVREPEDLLAGSNAMRPGAFDKIILELPPLVGSPIPLHLVARSAVSLMILTVHTIWGRRDKQLFNLYSQAAKRPVLVALNKADENEADAPTLGDIQQGMLRTRRFAEPNEVVPRTTPTPEPALDKQTK